Proteins encoded within one genomic window of Acidovorax sp. 107:
- a CDS encoding NnrS family protein: MTTPRPTIPVRAASGKPSAEALAQMDRHWRWRYVMLAPHRLGFLLAMAVLVASGMWWALVQVDRSTQWWALPAALPPTLVHSAVMAFGFIPLFFSGFLFTAGPKWLGVEPLPVSALRFPLLAQAAGWLLWLAGAHWHAVVALVGLALACGGLVWMTVQFWGRVRLSQAQDQLHARVIAGACLLGSVSVAGLWLSLVLGAPAVARAWVITGLWGFVVVVYVTVAHRMIPFFTSSAMPMVQAWRPFWVLWLMLAAAFLQVLAVWLEWAGISASAAGPAWGLVHGALQLAVGGVLIWLACVWGLVQSLKNKLLAMLHIGFLWLGVSFLLGGVSAWLAWGLGVGGLGLGALHALTMGCLASLMLAMVTRVSCGHSGRALVADRMAWSLFWLLQAATVLRIVAAVPGVPGVVLLWLLPVAAVLWAGTMAAWGVRLGRWYGCLRADGRPG, translated from the coding sequence ATGACCACTCCTCGGCCCACCATTCCCGTGCGGGCAGCGTCGGGCAAGCCGTCTGCCGAGGCACTCGCGCAGATGGACAGGCACTGGCGCTGGCGCTATGTGATGCTGGCGCCCCATCGGCTGGGTTTTTTGCTCGCCATGGCGGTGCTGGTGGCTTCGGGGATGTGGTGGGCATTGGTGCAGGTGGACCGGTCCACCCAGTGGTGGGCATTGCCTGCCGCGCTGCCGCCCACGCTGGTGCATTCCGCAGTGATGGCTTTTGGATTCATCCCGCTGTTCTTCTCGGGCTTTCTCTTCACGGCGGGCCCCAAGTGGCTGGGGGTGGAGCCGCTGCCTGTCAGCGCGCTGCGGTTTCCCCTGCTCGCCCAGGCTGCAGGCTGGTTGCTGTGGCTGGCTGGCGCGCATTGGCATGCTGTGGTCGCGCTGGTCGGGCTTGCGCTGGCCTGCGGCGGGCTGGTGTGGATGACGGTGCAGTTCTGGGGCCGGGTGCGGTTGAGCCAGGCGCAGGACCAGCTTCATGCGCGCGTGATTGCGGGCGCTTGCCTGCTCGGCAGCGTCAGCGTGGCGGGGCTGTGGCTCAGCCTGGTGCTGGGGGCCCCCGCAGTGGCCAGGGCGTGGGTGATCACGGGCCTCTGGGGGTTTGTGGTCGTGGTGTATGTCACGGTGGCGCACCGCATGATTCCCTTTTTTACCTCCAGTGCCATGCCCATGGTGCAAGCCTGGCGGCCTTTCTGGGTGCTTTGGCTCATGCTGGCGGCGGCGTTCCTGCAGGTGCTGGCCGTGTGGCTTGAATGGGCCGGCATCTCTGCCAGCGCCGCGGGCCCCGCCTGGGGACTGGTGCATGGCGCGCTGCAGCTGGCGGTGGGGGGCGTGCTGATCTGGCTGGCCTGCGTGTGGGGGCTGGTGCAGAGCCTCAAGAACAAGCTGCTGGCCATGCTGCACATTGGCTTCTTGTGGCTGGGTGTGTCCTTCTTGCTCGGGGGCGTGTCCGCGTGGCTGGCCTGGGGGCTGGGCGTTGGCGGCCTGGGCCTGGGCGCCCTGCATGCGCTCACCATGGGATGCCTGGCGTCGTTGATGCTGGCCATGGTCACGCGGGTGTCTTGTGGGCACAGCGGGCGGGCGTTGGTGGCTGACCGCATGGCGTGGTCGCTGTTCTGGCTGCTGCAGGCCGCCACGGTGCTGCGCATTGTGGCTGCGGTGCCGGGTGTCCCCGGTGTGGTGCTGCTCTGGCTGCTACCGGTGGCCGCCGTGCTGTGGGCTGGCACCATGGCGGCGTGGGGTGTGCGCCTGGGCCGCTGGTATGGCTGTCTGCGGGCCGATGGCCGACCGGGCTGA
- a CDS encoding nitroreductase, which produces MAVIPWPLSHVSKPPAASARAPVAEDVAGMAAALIQSRQTILPKRLGTPGPNAAELAQILQAAAHAPDHGQLVPWRFVLVPDASRPMLAGVFAQALLERDPAATPEQAEQAREKAYRSPVLLLAVVDAERGDAEIDLAERTVSAGCAVQNMLLMATAQGFGSALTSGKALKAASLRALFQLAPSEQALCFISIGTVQSRKAARARPAARAYVSTLDAERGVVPGF; this is translated from the coding sequence ATGGCTGTCATTCCCTGGCCTTTGAGCCACGTATCCAAGCCTCCCGCTGCCTCCGCACGCGCGCCGGTGGCGGAGGATGTGGCGGGCATGGCTGCGGCGCTGATCCAGTCGCGCCAGACCATCCTGCCCAAGCGACTGGGCACCCCCGGGCCGAATGCCGCCGAATTGGCGCAGATCCTCCAGGCCGCAGCCCATGCGCCAGACCATGGCCAACTGGTGCCCTGGCGGTTTGTGCTGGTGCCTGATGCCTCGCGCCCCATGCTGGCCGGTGTGTTTGCCCAGGCCTTGTTGGAGCGCGACCCGGCTGCCACCCCCGAGCAGGCCGAGCAGGCGCGGGAGAAGGCATACCGGTCTCCCGTGCTGCTGCTGGCGGTGGTGGACGCTGAGCGCGGCGATGCCGAGATCGACCTGGCCGAGCGCACCGTCTCTGCTGGTTGCGCCGTGCAGAATATGCTGCTGATGGCCACCGCGCAGGGGTTCGGATCGGCACTGACTAGCGGCAAGGCCTTGAAGGCGGCCAGCCTGCGCGCACTGTTTCAGCTGGCACCGTCTGAGCAGGCCCTGTGTTTCATCAGCATCGGTACCGTACAGTCGCGCAAAGCGGCGCGGGCTCGTCCCGCGGCGAGGGCCTACGTGAGTACGCTGGATGCCGAACGGGGCGTGGTACCCGGTTTTTAA
- a CDS encoding adenosylcobalamin-dependent ribonucleoside-diphosphate reductase, giving the protein MKREPQPPLHPTASLQPISLDVLREKYLKPGETTADELYQRVARSLASVEKPELREKYETLFLANLKAGAIGAGRIMSAAGTDIQATLINCFVQPVGDCIQGVDDEGFPGIYEALREAAETMRRGGGVGYDFSRIRPKGAQVKATASMASGPCSYMNVFDQSCSTVESAGARRGAQMGVLRIDHPDVHEFITAKRTPGRWNNFNVSVGVSDEFIHAVQNNAPWELVHKARPGAAVLAQGAYQRADGLWVYATVPARELWDTIMKSAYDFAEPGILFLGRINEDNNLHYCEDIAATNPCGEQPLPSYGCCDLGPVILTRFVRHPFGFGGVAAFDFDAFTKAVALQVRALDNVLDVTYWPLPQQRDEAMAKRRIGVGFTGMGNTLAMLCLRYDLPEGRTMAARIAECMRDAAYAASVDLAREKGVFPKFDANGYLAEGTFASRLPESLKAAIHQHGIRNSHLLSIAPTGTVSLAFADNASNGIEPPFSWMYKRKKRESDGSTTEYAVEDHAWRLYRELGGDADALPDYFVSALAMPAEGHIAMMEAVQPFVDTAISKTVNIPADYPYEGFKDLYLQAWRAKLKGLATYRPNAILGSVLETHATPAPAPAAAPVAAPAPVVDPMRTVIESRPQGGLSAVAEKLEYWTQEGHKTLYLIVSFLPVPTGVGNGTVDRAIEFFMPVGQSGESQQWITSSMRLLSLAARGGFLERALSDMRKVAWDRGPVRLGTHRKDDGTMVPMWHDSEVAAMAYAIQNILARRVADPVQQQLPLDEPAPPPVAVPQAMAGKKCSECGAHAVIRKDGCDYCTQCGHLGSCG; this is encoded by the coding sequence ATGAAACGCGAACCCCAGCCCCCTCTCCACCCCACCGCTTCCCTGCAGCCCATCAGCCTGGATGTGCTGCGCGAGAAATACCTCAAACCCGGCGAGACCACCGCTGACGAGCTTTACCAACGCGTGGCGCGGTCCCTGGCCTCGGTCGAAAAGCCTGAGCTGCGCGAAAAGTACGAAACCCTGTTTTTGGCCAATCTGAAGGCGGGCGCCATCGGTGCTGGCCGCATCATGAGCGCCGCAGGCACCGATATCCAGGCCACGCTCATCAACTGCTTTGTGCAGCCCGTGGGCGACTGCATCCAGGGCGTGGACGACGAGGGCTTTCCGGGCATCTATGAAGCCCTGCGCGAGGCCGCCGAGACCATGCGCCGTGGCGGTGGCGTGGGCTACGACTTCTCGCGCATCCGTCCCAAGGGCGCGCAGGTCAAGGCCACGGCTTCCATGGCGTCGGGGCCGTGCAGCTACATGAACGTGTTCGACCAGTCTTGCTCCACCGTGGAGAGCGCCGGCGCACGCCGGGGCGCCCAGATGGGCGTGCTGCGCATAGACCATCCCGATGTGCACGAGTTCATCACCGCCAAGCGCACGCCGGGCCGCTGGAACAATTTCAACGTGTCGGTGGGGGTGTCGGACGAGTTCATCCATGCCGTGCAGAACAACGCGCCGTGGGAGCTGGTGCACAAGGCCCGCCCTGGCGCTGCCGTGCTGGCCCAGGGCGCCTACCAGCGTGCCGATGGCCTGTGGGTGTACGCCACCGTGCCGGCGCGCGAGCTGTGGGACACGATCATGAAATCGGCCTACGACTTTGCCGAGCCGGGCATCCTGTTCCTTGGCCGCATCAACGAAGACAACAACCTGCACTATTGCGAAGACATCGCGGCGACCAACCCCTGTGGCGAGCAGCCGCTGCCTTCGTACGGGTGCTGCGACCTGGGTCCCGTCATCCTGACCCGTTTTGTGCGCCACCCCTTTGGCTTTGGTGGTGTGGCGGCGTTTGACTTCGACGCCTTCACCAAGGCGGTGGCGCTGCAGGTGCGTGCCCTCGACAACGTGCTCGATGTGACCTACTGGCCACTGCCGCAGCAGCGCGACGAGGCCATGGCCAAACGCCGCATTGGCGTCGGCTTTACCGGCATGGGCAACACGCTGGCCATGCTGTGCCTGCGTTACGACCTGCCCGAGGGCCGCACCATGGCCGCGCGCATTGCCGAGTGCATGCGCGACGCTGCGTACGCCGCATCGGTGGACCTGGCGCGCGAGAAAGGGGTGTTCCCGAAGTTCGACGCCAACGGCTATCTGGCCGAAGGCACGTTCGCCAGCCGCCTGCCGGAATCGCTCAAGGCGGCCATTCACCAGCACGGCATCCGCAACAGCCACCTGCTGTCCATCGCCCCCACGGGCACTGTGAGCCTGGCCTTTGCCGACAATGCGTCCAACGGCATCGAGCCGCCGTTTTCGTGGATGTACAAGCGCAAGAAGCGCGAGTCGGACGGCAGCACCACCGAATACGCGGTGGAAGACCATGCCTGGCGCCTCTACCGCGAGCTGGGCGGCGACGCGGATGCGCTGCCCGACTACTTCGTATCGGCCCTGGCCATGCCTGCCGAAGGCCACATCGCCATGATGGAAGCCGTGCAGCCCTTTGTGGACACCGCGATTTCCAAGACCGTCAACATCCCCGCTGACTACCCCTACGAAGGGTTCAAGGACCTGTATCTGCAGGCCTGGCGTGCGAAGCTCAAGGGCCTGGCCACCTACCGGCCCAACGCCATCCTCGGATCGGTGCTGGAAACCCATGCAACTCCTGCGCCTGCGCCCGCTGCGGCACCTGTGGCGGCACCTGCACCGGTGGTGGACCCCATGCGCACCGTGATCGAGAGCCGACCGCAAGGCGGGCTGTCGGCGGTGGCCGAAAAGCTCGAATACTGGACACAGGAGGGCCACAAGACCCTGTACCTCATCGTGTCGTTCCTGCCCGTGCCCACGGGCGTGGGCAACGGTACGGTGGACCGTGCCATCGAGTTCTTCATGCCCGTGGGCCAAAGCGGCGAGTCGCAGCAGTGGATCACTTCCAGCATGCGGCTGTTGTCGCTCGCAGCGCGTGGGGGCTTCCTGGAGCGGGCGCTGTCGGACATGCGCAAGGTCGCCTGGGACCGTGGCCCGGTGCGCCTGGGCACTCATCGCAAAGACGATGGCACCATGGTGCCGATGTGGCATGACTCCGAAGTGGCGGCCATGGCCTACGCCATCCAGAACATCCTGGCGCGCCGGGTGGCCGACCCGGTGCAGCAGCAGCTGCCGCTGGATGAGCCCGCTCCCCCGCCCGTGGCCGTGCCCCAGGCCATGGCGGGCAAGAAGTGCAGCGAATGCGGGGCGCACGCCGTGATCCGCAAGGATGGTTGCGACTACTGCACGCAGTGTGGGCACCTGGGAAGCTGCGGATGA